Proteins encoded in a region of the Mesoflavibacter profundi genome:
- a CDS encoding DEAD/DEAH box helicase: MTFKDLGLDKNYVKSLKEIGIKSPTEIQQQAISVLLNNTTDFVGLAQTGTGKTAAYGIPLLHKVNPKKAVVQALVLSPTRELVQQIKKQLFKFTKYNTNQTFVEAVYGGEKIDIQLKNLARTTHVVVATPGRLVDLINRNAVDLSNIKTVVLDEADEMLSMGFKNDLTSILNTIKSNKNTWLFSATMSKDLQAIVKKYINDNAVRIEIDRESIVNKNISHFFIETTIHQKSSAVMQLLDQREDQRGIIFTRTKAGAQALKHQLNLEGFNVEALEGDMAQKDRDKVMRAFKNQSLQYLISTDVSARGIDVNDVNFIIHHQLPEHIEYYTHRSGRTARGGKTGESIALVLSNEQKEIQNIEKQLNIKMKQITL, encoded by the coding sequence ATGACATTTAAAGATCTAGGTTTAGATAAAAACTACGTAAAATCGTTGAAAGAAATTGGTATAAAATCACCAACAGAAATTCAACAACAAGCTATTTCTGTTTTATTAAATAACACAACAGACTTTGTTGGTTTAGCCCAAACAGGAACAGGTAAAACTGCTGCTTATGGTATACCTTTATTACATAAAGTAAATCCAAAAAAAGCAGTTGTTCAAGCATTAGTTTTGTCACCAACAAGAGAGTTAGTACAACAAATAAAAAAACAGCTATTTAAGTTTACAAAATACAACACAAACCAAACCTTTGTAGAAGCTGTATATGGTGGAGAAAAAATAGATATCCAGTTAAAAAACTTAGCCAGAACAACGCATGTTGTAGTTGCTACTCCTGGACGATTAGTAGATTTAATTAATCGTAATGCTGTAGACTTATCTAATATTAAGACCGTAGTATTAGACGAAGCAGATGAAATGCTTAGCATGGGTTTTAAAAACGATTTAACTTCAATTTTAAACACTATAAAAAGCAACAAAAACACATGGTTGTTTAGCGCAACAATGTCTAAAGACTTACAGGCAATCGTTAAAAAATATATTAACGATAATGCAGTAAGAATAGAAATTGATAGAGAAAGTATAGTTAACAAAAATATTTCTCATTTCTTTATAGAAACAACTATACATCAAAAGTCTAGTGCTGTAATGCAGCTTTTAGATCAAAGAGAAGACCAAAGAGGTATTATTTTTACACGAACTAAAGCAGGAGCACAAGCATTAAAACATCAATTAAATTTAGAAGGGTTTAATGTAGAAGCTTTAGAAGGCGATATGGCACAAAAGGATAGAGATAAAGTCATGAGAGCTTTTAAAAACCAATCTTTACAATATTTAATATCTACAGATGTGTCTGCAAGAGGTATAGATGTAAATGATGTAAATTTTATCATTCATCATCAATTACCAGAACATATAGAATATTATACACATCGAAGTGGTAGGACAGCTAGAGGCGGAAAAACAGGAGAATCTATAGCTTTAGTTTTATCTAATGAACAAAAAGAAATTCAGAATATAGAGAAGCAATTAAACATTAAGATGAAACAAATCACATTATAA
- a CDS encoding M16 family metallopeptidase, with amino-acid sequence MKHYSILFFITSLLLASCGNNDQNSDTVSSETKDFKIEYEKFTLDNGLEVILHEDHSDPIVAVATMMHVGSNREKPGKTGFAHFFEHMSFNDSENVPVGANRKMIPEWGGSRNGGTWSDGTVYYEVVPKDAFEKIMWIDSDRFGYMINTVTKEALEREKQVVKNEKRQRVDNAPYGYTDEIIRKNLYPEGHPYSWTVIGSLPDLQAATLEDVKEFYNKFYGASNASLVIAGDINIEETKDLVKKWFGEIPSGPKVEDLNFEPVKLDSVKSLYFEDNFAKLPELRMVIPTVKEYHKDTYALNILGQLLSGSKKSPLYNVIVEEQKLAPNVSTYQNSSELAGEFVFRVRANADTDLDQVKLAIEEGLQKFENEGIKDKDLKRIKAELETSLYQGVSTVLNKAFQLVQDNEFNGDPSYITQTAKLTNAVTAQDVMRVYNQYIKNQNYVMTSVVPKNQIDLAVNHSKKAEVWIEEVKQNVANEEVSQGAEAVYDKTPSKYDRSEPPFGELPVFKSPTIWKDKLNNGMTLYGIENAEVPLVQFDITIPGGQLLDPKGKEGVSSLFSDVMMQGTATKTPADLEEAIGLLGANINMYSSSEDLHITGSCLTKNFEETIKIVKEIILQPRWDLKEFDRLKQALKTNLKGSEANPNAIASNVFYKLLYGESHRFGIPGSGTLNSTEAITIEDLKKYYANLKPSNATFHIAGDITVDQTKNALQILNDWKGESKNIELPSITNTNTDGNIYFVDVPDAKQSVLYIGKLALSATDDNANNLNFANEILGGGSSGRLFQTLRIGKGYTYGAYSNILERKAISPFVIRTSVRANATLKSLEIIKEMVNDYEKSFTENEVELTKNKILKGNTRAFESLGAQLGILKDISKYDKAVDFLDKNQEELINMTLEDYKNIISTYIVEDQFTYLVVGDKATQLEEVKKLGKPVIELDIYGNEK; translated from the coding sequence ATGAAACATTATTCAATCTTATTTTTCATAACATCTTTGCTATTAGCATCTTGTGGAAATAATGACCAAAATTCTGATACGGTTTCTTCAGAGACTAAAGATTTTAAAATAGAATACGAAAAATTTACATTAGATAATGGTTTAGAAGTTATTCTTCACGAAGACCATTCAGATCCAATTGTAGCTGTTGCAACAATGATGCACGTAGGATCTAATAGAGAAAAACCTGGAAAAACTGGATTTGCTCATTTTTTTGAGCACATGAGTTTTAACGATTCTGAAAATGTACCAGTTGGAGCAAACAGAAAAATGATACCAGAATGGGGCGGAAGTAGAAACGGAGGAACATGGAGCGACGGAACCGTATATTACGAAGTTGTACCTAAAGATGCGTTCGAAAAAATTATGTGGATAGATTCAGATCGATTTGGATACATGATTAATACCGTTACTAAAGAAGCTTTAGAACGCGAAAAACAAGTAGTTAAAAACGAAAAAAGACAGCGTGTAGATAATGCGCCATATGGTTACACAGATGAAATTATCAGAAAAAATTTATATCCAGAAGGTCATCCATATAGTTGGACTGTAATAGGTTCTTTACCAGATCTTCAAGCTGCTACTTTAGAAGATGTTAAAGAATTTTACAACAAATTCTATGGTGCTAGTAATGCATCTTTAGTAATTGCTGGTGATATTAATATTGAAGAAACTAAAGACTTAGTAAAAAAATGGTTTGGAGAAATACCAAGCGGACCAAAAGTAGAAGACTTAAATTTTGAACCTGTAAAATTAGATAGTGTTAAGTCTTTATATTTTGAGGATAACTTTGCAAAACTACCTGAATTACGTATGGTAATTCCAACGGTTAAAGAATATCATAAAGACACTTATGCATTAAATATTCTTGGTCAATTACTAAGCGGAAGTAAAAAATCTCCTTTATATAATGTTATTGTAGAAGAACAAAAACTGGCTCCAAATGTTAGTACTTACCAAAACAGTAGCGAATTAGCAGGAGAATTTGTTTTTAGAGTAAGAGCTAATGCAGATACAGACTTAGATCAAGTTAAATTAGCTATAGAAGAAGGTTTGCAAAAATTTGAAAATGAAGGCATTAAAGACAAAGACTTAAAACGTATCAAAGCCGAACTTGAAACTAGTCTTTATCAAGGTGTAAGTACTGTTTTAAACAAAGCGTTTCAGTTAGTTCAGGATAACGAGTTTAATGGCGATCCAAGTTATATTACACAAACAGCAAAACTTACAAATGCTGTAACAGCACAAGATGTAATGCGTGTTTATAATCAATACATAAAAAACCAAAATTATGTAATGACAAGTGTTGTGCCTAAAAACCAAATAGATTTAGCTGTAAACCATAGTAAAAAAGCAGAAGTTTGGATAGAAGAAGTAAAGCAAAACGTTGCCAACGAAGAAGTTAGTCAAGGTGCAGAAGCAGTTTATGATAAAACACCAAGTAAATATGATAGAAGTGAACCACCTTTTGGAGAACTTCCTGTTTTTAAATCTCCAACCATTTGGAAAGACAAACTTAACAATGGTATGACATTATATGGTATAGAAAATGCAGAAGTACCTTTAGTACAGTTTGATATCACAATTCCAGGCGGACAATTATTGGATCCTAAAGGAAAAGAAGGAGTTTCTAGTTTGTTTAGCGATGTAATGATGCAAGGTACAGCAACAAAAACTCCAGCAGATTTAGAAGAAGCAATTGGTCTTTTAGGTGCAAATATTAATATGTACAGTTCTAGTGAAGATTTACATATTACAGGTTCTTGTTTAACAAAAAACTTTGAAGAAACTATTAAAATTGTAAAAGAAATAATCTTACAACCAAGATGGGACTTAAAAGAATTTGATCGTCTAAAACAAGCCTTAAAAACCAATTTAAAAGGTAGCGAAGCCAACCCAAATGCAATAGCAAGCAATGTGTTTTATAAATTGTTATATGGAGAATCACATAGATTTGGTATTCCAGGTTCTGGAACATTAAACAGTACAGAAGCTATTACTATAGAAGATTTAAAAAAGTACTATGCTAATTTAAAACCTTCTAATGCAACGTTTCATATTGCAGGAGATATAACTGTAGACCAAACTAAAAATGCATTACAAATCTTAAATGATTGGAAAGGAGAATCAAAAAACATAGAATTACCCTCAATCACAAATACTAATACTGATGGAAATATTTATTTTGTAGACGTTCCAGATGCTAAACAATCTGTGTTATACATTGGTAAATTAGCATTATCTGCTACAGACGATAACGCAAATAATCTAAATTTTGCTAACGAAATTTTAGGTGGTGGATCTAGCGGAAGATTGTTTCAAACCTTAAGAATAGGCAAGGGATATACGTATGGCGCTTATTCTAATATATTAGAAAGAAAAGCAATTAGTCCTTTTGTAATTAGAACTAGTGTACGTGCTAATGCAACATTAAAATCTTTAGAAATTATTAAAGAAATGGTTAATGATTACGAAAAGTCATTTACCGAAAATGAAGTAGAATTAACAAAAAATAAAATTTTAAAAGGAAACACTAGAGCTTTTGAAAGTTTAGGAGCACAATTAGGTATTTTAAAAGATATAAGTAAATATGATAAAGCAGTTGACTTTTTAGATAAAAATCAAGAGGAATTAATCAACATGACGCTTGAAGATTATAAAAATATAATCAGTACTTATATCGTAGAAGATCAATTTACTTATCTAGTTGTTGGTGATAAAGCAACACAATTGGAAGAAGTTAAAAAACTAGGTAAACCAGTCATAGAACTTGATATTTACGGAAATGAAAAATAA
- a CDS encoding Npt1/Npt2 family nucleotide transporter produces the protein MIKQLLYKTFGLRDGEIAISFLMQLYIFIVITVLLIVKPTVNALFLNTLGADNLPYAYLMVAAVAVITTVLYNKALKNNSLYKITNYALVIFSVFFIALSVILYYKALNQFVLYFYYLFVAMFAVIATSQFWTFANMVFNAREAKRLFGFIGAGAIAGGVFGGYLTSLIVSSFGNKTVILVAGLLMLVNIPILQKIYHLRLRKLNIYSRRNQNFSEQKVNDSTLFIILKSKHLTYLALITGISVLVAKLVDFQFSDFANRNFRNPDDLASFFGFWFSTFNVIALLIQLLLTNRILTKLGVSTTLLILPLGIALGGLLFLTFPELWVLVIIKGLDGSFKQSINKAAFELSIMPIPIGIKNQAKSFIDVAVDSVATGFAGFLLVFLIKKLDLPTSYITIIILFFVLIWIVLIFRLREAYYNSFRENIKRNLVKKNTSSFGLKHETTIVTAKAILNNGEEEEILNLLDRLNNFKIKTLKPYIIGLLQHESVTVKIAAINQLYTYDKGTAIKDVEALLSIKNDELVYEALEYLLHHTYKSDSSIFNSYLNHSNDFLSNATLLCLAKVAKNNYSLAKRYNLEKRIAQKVDELSTPDGFSRKESVAILLNTIAHSGYKKFHSFIAVHLNNKDEYIVNYAIQAAGLSKDEQFIDKLLQFLKEKPFKKATIKALKNYGYKIVETLLESNTLENLDDDAKKSIPKLIQSFKTQDSVNLLQKLLKHKDIIVRYKAIIALSKLKEKSRDLYISNRLIKSALFRECKFYKNTLIIKKSIEQQIESPEDKHAITLDAKTEISIARTSIYDILIEQEQISLKNIFKLLSILYNKSDIEMSYEGLFSDIKEAKINALEFLDNLLQSQLKTNVFPLIEHLVISDESHKTTLQLHQISEKNYLNLIVKNRGKRLKLEVINLIYYLNNKNYASIIKPLLKHKNRDVKYLAFKTLNSLTGLRSAS, from the coding sequence TTGATAAAACAACTTTTATATAAAACTTTTGGATTAAGAGATGGTGAAATTGCCATCTCTTTTTTAATGCAGTTATATATATTTATAGTTATTACCGTTTTATTAATTGTAAAACCTACAGTAAACGCTTTATTTTTAAATACTTTAGGCGCAGACAATTTACCATATGCCTATTTAATGGTTGCTGCAGTTGCTGTAATTACCACAGTTTTATATAATAAAGCGTTAAAAAACAACTCACTTTATAAAATTACAAATTATGCTTTAGTCATATTTAGTGTTTTTTTTATAGCGTTAAGTGTTATATTATATTACAAAGCATTAAATCAATTTGTGCTTTATTTTTACTATTTATTTGTAGCCATGTTTGCTGTAATTGCAACGTCACAATTTTGGACCTTTGCTAATATGGTTTTTAATGCAAGAGAAGCCAAACGTTTATTTGGTTTTATTGGAGCAGGAGCAATAGCTGGCGGTGTTTTTGGTGGTTATTTAACAAGCTTAATAGTATCCAGTTTTGGAAATAAAACTGTTATTTTAGTTGCTGGTTTATTAATGTTAGTTAATATTCCTATTCTTCAAAAAATATATCATTTAAGGCTAAGAAAATTAAATATTTATTCAAGACGAAATCAAAACTTTTCTGAGCAAAAAGTAAACGATTCAACATTGTTTATAATTCTAAAATCAAAGCATTTAACCTATTTAGCTTTAATCACTGGTATTAGTGTGCTAGTAGCTAAATTAGTAGATTTTCAGTTTAGTGATTTTGCAAATAGAAATTTTAGAAATCCAGACGATCTAGCTTCATTTTTTGGTTTTTGGTTTTCAACTTTTAATGTTATAGCGTTATTAATTCAGTTGTTATTAACTAACAGAATTCTTACTAAATTAGGTGTTTCGACTACATTACTAATCTTACCATTAGGAATAGCTTTAGGCGGATTACTTTTCTTAACGTTTCCAGAATTATGGGTTTTAGTCATAATTAAAGGCTTAGATGGAAGTTTTAAACAATCTATTAATAAAGCTGCTTTCGAATTATCAATTATGCCAATTCCAATAGGTATAAAAAATCAAGCAAAATCGTTTATAGATGTTGCTGTAGATAGTGTTGCTACAGGATTTGCTGGGTTTTTATTGGTGTTTTTAATTAAAAAATTAGATTTACCAACTAGCTATATCACAATTATTATTTTGTTTTTTGTACTAATCTGGATTGTTCTAATTTTTAGATTAAGAGAAGCCTATTACAATTCATTTAGAGAAAATATTAAAAGAAATTTAGTTAAGAAAAATACATCTTCGTTTGGTCTAAAACACGAAACTACAATTGTAACTGCAAAAGCAATCTTAAATAATGGCGAAGAAGAAGAGATTTTAAATCTATTAGACCGATTAAATAATTTTAAAATCAAAACCCTAAAACCATACATTATTGGATTATTACAGCATGAATCTGTTACAGTAAAAATAGCAGCAATTAATCAATTATATACTTACGATAAAGGTACTGCAATTAAGGATGTAGAAGCATTGCTATCTATTAAAAATGATGAATTAGTTTACGAAGCGTTAGAGTATTTATTACATCACACTTATAAAAGTGATAGTTCTATTTTTAATAGCTATTTAAATCACAGTAACGACTTTTTATCTAATGCAACGCTTTTATGTTTAGCTAAAGTTGCCAAAAATAATTACAGTCTTGCAAAGCGATATAATTTAGAAAAACGTATAGCCCAAAAGGTAGACGAATTGTCTACTCCAGATGGATTTAGCAGAAAAGAGTCTGTTGCCATCTTATTAAATACGATTGCGCATTCTGGTTACAAAAAATTTCATTCGTTTATCGCTGTTCATCTTAATAATAAAGATGAATATATTGTTAACTATGCAATACAAGCTGCTGGATTGTCTAAAGACGAGCAATTTATAGATAAATTACTTCAGTTTTTAAAAGAAAAACCATTTAAAAAAGCAACTATAAAAGCACTTAAAAACTATGGTTATAAGATTGTAGAAACCTTGCTAGAATCTAATACTTTAGAAAATTTAGATGATGATGCAAAAAAATCTATCCCTAAGTTAATCCAGTCGTTTAAAACACAAGACTCAGTTAATCTGCTTCAAAAATTACTAAAGCACAAAGATATTATTGTTAGATACAAAGCAATAATTGCATTAAGTAAATTAAAAGAAAAATCTAGAGATTTATACATAAGTAATCGATTAATAAAATCGGCACTTTTTAGAGAATGTAAGTTTTATAAAAACACCTTAATCATAAAAAAATCTATTGAGCAGCAAATAGAAAGTCCAGAAGACAAGCATGCGATTACATTAGATGCAAAAACCGAAATTTCAATAGCAAGGACTAGTATTTATGATATTTTAATTGAACAAGAGCAGATTAGCTTAAAAAACATTTTTAAGCTTCTAAGCATTCTTTACAATAAGTCTGATATTGAAATGAGTTATGAAGGTCTTTTTAGCGATATAAAAGAGGCTAAAATCAATGCTTTAGAATTCTTGGATAATTTACTTCAAAGTCAATTAAAAACCAATGTTTTCCCATTGATAGAGCATTTAGTGATTTCAGATGAAAGTCATAAAACCACATTACAATTACATCAAATTTCAGAGAAAAATTACTTAAATCTTATTGTTAAAAATAGAGGTAAACGATTAAAACTAGAAGTTATAAATTTAATTTACTACCTAAATAATAAAAATTACGCCTCTATAATTAAACCGTTATTAAAGCATAAAAATAGAGACGTGAAATATCTTGCATTTAAGACTTTAAACAGTCTTACAGGTTTAAGAAGTGCCTCTTAA
- a CDS encoding DUF1853 family protein, with protein sequence MEEIIENYQSNFSGFINTPFLFTSKVLGMSPYNLNPKTVFKLNTTINTNERLGKIVEQFVIEVLKKEENNHILAQNLQIQHTPQQTIGEIDCLYSHANQVFHLEIQYKFYLFDPTVGYNEIEHCIGPNRKDTLIKKIEKLKEKQLPLLYSKYTKHYLETLNLESKNIEQQIYFKAQIFMPFGETTTLKTLNNDCIYGFYFNFKDLLKFNNCKFYIPKKLDWLVDVNTHVNWQNYEQILSKLKSFYTEKYAPMLWLKFLNGDIKKSFMVWW encoded by the coding sequence ATGGAAGAAATAATAGAAAATTATCAATCAAATTTTAGTGGTTTTATCAATACACCATTTTTATTTACATCAAAGGTTTTAGGTATGTCGCCTTACAATTTAAATCCTAAGACTGTTTTTAAACTAAATACAACGATAAATACTAACGAAAGGCTTGGTAAAATTGTAGAGCAGTTTGTAATCGAGGTTTTAAAAAAAGAAGAAAACAACCATATTCTAGCACAAAATTTACAAATACAACATACGCCACAACAAACTATTGGAGAAATAGATTGTTTGTACAGTCATGCAAATCAAGTGTTTCATTTAGAAATTCAATATAAATTTTACCTTTTTGATCCTACTGTTGGATATAATGAAATTGAGCATTGTATTGGACCAAATCGAAAAGATACTTTAATAAAAAAAATAGAAAAACTTAAAGAGAAACAATTACCTCTATTGTATTCTAAATACACAAAACATTACCTTGAAACACTTAATTTAGAGTCAAAAAACATAGAGCAACAAATCTATTTTAAAGCTCAAATTTTTATGCCTTTTGGCGAAACTACCACACTTAAAACACTAAATAACGATTGTATTTATGGGTTTTATTTCAATTTTAAAGATTTACTTAAATTTAATAATTGTAAATTTTATATCCCTAAAAAGTTAGATTGGTTAGTCGATGTGAATACTCATGTAAATTGGCAAAACTATGAGCAAATACTATCTAAATTAAAATCTTTTTATACTGAAAAGTACGCGCCAATGTTATGGTTAAAATTCCTAAACGGAGACATTAAAAAAAGTTTCATGGTTTGGTGGTAA
- a CDS encoding DEAD/DEAH box helicase codes for MPVQTQELQERTEGKSLYSYQKGAIDKIFKCFEEAPDDYHLLYQLPTGGGKTVIFSEIVRQYLKTRKKQVLVMTHRIELCKQTSNMLSEFGVSNKVIDSKADLSDQGDYNCFVAMVETLNNRLNDDKLDISDIGLVIIDEAHYNSFTKLFKFFENSFILGVTATPLSSNINLPMKDNYNELIVGETIQSLIDNEFLARADIYSYNVGLTSLVVGANGDYTVKSSEDLYTNTDMLTKLLQSYEERCKGKKTLIFNNGINTSLHVYDTFRRAGYKIAHLDNNNSKKERKAILKWFKETPDAILTSVSILTTGFDEPTVDCIVLNRATKSLTLYYQMIGRGSRILENKSKFTVVDLGNNLHRFGAWGADLDWHKIFRSPNYYLDGILSDEELENNFKYEMPADLREQFKNSEHVYFDIKKTYINSIRAGESSKVVLERSIAQHAHICVENSEDMWDALALAKLLGDDIDYRIGRYTKCISKSTHNFVDWLKDDYRKKLNAKIRSDFDEIFEDINGYPPEE; via the coding sequence ATGCCAGTCCAAACCCAAGAATTACAAGAACGTACAGAAGGAAAAAGTTTATATAGCTACCAGAAAGGTGCAATCGATAAAATTTTCAAGTGTTTTGAGGAAGCACCAGATGATTATCATTTGCTTTACCAATTACCAACTGGTGGAGGAAAAACTGTAATATTTTCTGAAATTGTTAGACAATACTTAAAAACTAGAAAAAAACAAGTTTTAGTGATGACGCATCGTATAGAGCTTTGTAAACAGACCTCTAATATGTTATCCGAATTTGGTGTATCTAACAAAGTTATAGATAGTAAAGCAGATTTAAGTGATCAAGGCGATTATAATTGCTTTGTTGCAATGGTTGAAACTTTAAACAACCGTTTAAATGATGATAAACTTGACATATCTGATATTGGTTTAGTTATTATAGATGAAGCGCATTATAATAGTTTTACTAAATTATTTAAGTTTTTTGAAAACTCGTTTATTCTTGGTGTAACAGCAACACCTTTAAGTAGTAATATTAACCTTCCTATGAAGGATAATTATAACGAATTAATTGTTGGAGAAACCATACAATCTTTAATAGATAACGAGTTTTTAGCGCGTGCAGACATTTATAGTTATAATGTAGGATTAACGTCTTTAGTTGTTGGAGCTAACGGTGATTATACAGTAAAATCTTCTGAAGATTTATATACAAACACAGACATGTTAACCAAACTTTTACAATCTTATGAAGAGCGTTGTAAAGGCAAAAAAACATTAATCTTTAATAACGGAATTAACACTTCTTTGCATGTTTACGACACATTTAGACGTGCTGGATACAAAATAGCACATTTAGATAACAACAATTCTAAAAAAGAAAGAAAAGCAATACTTAAGTGGTTTAAAGAAACTCCAGATGCAATATTAACATCTGTAAGTATCTTAACTACTGGATTTGATGAGCCAACTGTAGATTGTATTGTATTAAACAGAGCAACAAAATCTTTAACGTTATACTACCAGATGATTGGTCGTGGATCACGTATTTTAGAGAATAAAAGTAAATTTACGGTTGTAGATTTAGGTAACAATTTACATCGTTTTGGTGCATGGGGCGCAGACCTAGATTGGCATAAAATATTTAGATCGCCAAATTATTATTTAGACGGAATTTTAAGTGATGAAGAACTTGAAAACAACTTTAAATATGAAATGCCAGCAGATTTACGTGAGCAGTTTAAAAACTCAGAGCATGTATATTTTGACATTAAAAAGACTTATATAAATTCAATTAGGGCAGGAGAAAGCTCTAAAGTAGTATTAGAAAGATCGATTGCGCAACACGCACATATTTGTGTAGAAAACAGTGAAGATATGTGGGACGCATTAGCGTTAGCAAAACTTTTAGGAGACGATATAGATTACCGTATTGGTAGATATACAAAATGTATTAGTAAAAGTACACATAACTTTGTAGATTGGTTAAAAGACGATTATAGGAAAAAATTGAACGCAAAAATTAGATCTGATTTTGACGAGATTTTTGAAGACATTAATGGATATCCTCCAGAAGAATAA
- the hpf gene encoding ribosome hibernation-promoting factor, HPF/YfiA family: MDIKFEYDNVKASKALEEYTTEKIQKLFNKYEFIVRADVFFKVENTSDDKTGMVSSVRLSAPGPRLFAKDSKETFHKSVSEAVRELEHQLAKRKGKLKTHH, encoded by the coding sequence ATGGATATAAAATTTGAATATGATAATGTAAAAGCTAGCAAAGCTTTAGAGGAATATACGACTGAAAAAATCCAGAAACTTTTTAATAAGTACGAATTTATAGTACGTGCCGATGTGTTTTTTAAAGTAGAAAATACTAGTGACGATAAAACAGGTATGGTATCTAGTGTAAGACTTAGCGCGCCTGGACCAAGATTATTTGCGAAAGACAGTAAAGAAACGTTTCATAAAAGTGTTAGTGAAGCTGTTAGAGAATTAGAGCACCAACTAGCCAAGCGTAAAGGAAAATTAAAAACGCATCATTAA
- a CDS encoding serine hydrolase, which produces MKILKSLFVVLFLTQLSFSQTKVPVIRKHVTEPIQQLQDTTLQTLLDVELRKNPTWKHLINSKLMSVSIVDLSNPNNIRYAGVNDNNMMYAASLPKIAVLLAAMDAIDKGELIETKAVQNDMRLMISKSNNQATTRMIDRVGYKKIESVLRAPKHKLYDEETGGGLWVGKRYAAGGARYPDPLKGLSHAATTKQVCSFYYQLAMGNLISPKRSVDMLKIMKKPELHHKFVSVLNQIAPKADVYRKSGSWKNYHSDSALVWGPNRRYIIVALVEDSNGEQIMRNLVKPLDKILKKSRNLTHV; this is translated from the coding sequence ATGAAAATATTAAAAAGCTTATTTGTAGTTCTATTTTTAACACAATTAAGTTTCTCCCAAACAAAAGTACCTGTTATTAGAAAACATGTTACTGAACCTATTCAGCAATTACAAGACACAACTCTGCAAACACTTTTGGATGTAGAGTTAAGAAAAAATCCTACTTGGAAACACCTAATTAATTCTAAATTAATGTCTGTTAGTATTGTAGACTTAAGCAATCCTAATAATATTAGGTATGCAGGAGTAAATGATAACAACATGATGTATGCAGCTAGTTTGCCTAAAATAGCAGTATTATTAGCAGCTATGGATGCAATAGACAAAGGAGAACTTATAGAAACAAAAGCTGTGCAAAACGACATGCGATTAATGATTAGCAAATCAAATAATCAGGCTACAACTAGGATGATAGATCGCGTAGGTTATAAAAAAATAGAATCTGTTCTAAGAGCTCCAAAACATAAATTATATGATGAAGAAACTGGTGGCGGATTATGGGTTGGAAAACGTTATGCTGCTGGTGGCGCACGTTATCCAGATCCTTTAAAAGGTTTAAGTCACGCTGCAACAACAAAACAAGTTTGTAGTTTTTATTACCAATTAGCAATGGGTAATTTAATTAGTCCAAAGCGATCTGTAGATATGCTTAAAATAATGAAAAAACCAGAGTTACATCATAAGTTTGTAAGCGTACTAAATCAAATAGCTCCAAAAGCAGATGTTTATAGAAAATCTGGTTCTTGGAAGAATTACCATTCTGACTCTGCATTAGTTTGGGGACCAAATAGAAGGTACATTATTGTTGCTTTAGTAGAAGATAGTAATGGTGAGCAAATAATGAGAAATTTAGTAAAACCTTTAGATAAAATTTTAAAAAAATCTCGTAATTTGACACATGTATAA